A single window of Nicotiana sylvestris chromosome 5, ASM39365v2, whole genome shotgun sequence DNA harbors:
- the LOC104240886 gene encoding SKP1-like protein 11, with translation MVKEERVSSIPLPSIKSKTLVKIIEYLKKHAELTPSNKEDFKNFEKEFANVVLGELLDITVAVNYLKINGLLEFCCQAVADRIKDKSVKAVRKIFRIESDFTPEKRQSFGGKLLGPLKVILMIPSTRVLW, from the coding sequence ATGGTGAAAGAGGAACGTGTTTCCAGCATCCCATTGCCTAGCATCAAAAGCAAGACGCTGGTTAAAATTATTGAATACCTCAAGAAGCATGCAGAGCTCACTCCCTCGAACAAAGAAGACTTCAAGAATTTCGAGAAAGAGTTTGCGAACGTTGTCTTAGGGGAACTGCTTGACATAACAGTGGCAGTAAATTATTTGAAAATCAATGGTTTGCTGGAATTCTGTTGCCAGGCTGTGGCTGACAGAATAAAGGACAAGAGCGTTAAGGCCGTTCGGAAGATATTTAGAATTGAAAGTGATTTCACCCCCGAGAAGAGGCAGAGTTTCGGAGGGAAACTCCTGGGGCCTTTGAAGGTGATCTTGATGATACCATCAACTAGGGTTTTATGGTAG